The following are from one region of the Bradyrhizobium septentrionale genome:
- a CDS encoding branched-chain amino acid ABC transporter permease has translation MSLDSGTKWRNPLFVWGGKRDVEELPTIPFRSHQEVWEGTRQSKTKLNPVGRLRYYHKWPGHGRTMWNRLRYWPTRRRVLRLRGEYNPKTLRAEKTIVDKRPIWWVLGLLALAIAPLFTPGDLQNTLLTAGATFGIYSAISLCWMLIMGTAGVFSLATYAVVGTAAFVTALLAVKFALPWWLLPPIGALVGLVFGGIIALPATRLDGFYYALLTLGLNELCRVYFITSKEFGSANGGLYGATTYVPEDWSQLGQLLLAYYACFGLMLLALLLYRFVNGRRLGRILRMAPEKREAFAEATGVNFRQARVWVFLISSAALGFIGGFYTSNFGGVAFSIFNFDTVLLGLAMLVIGGVGRAEGAVVGTLIVVFFDQVLNTWGPARFMIIGLIMLLVVLYLRNGLFGIKAQFRAWRDKKKSERRSTRAEKGGEMLPEEATETDDKSIIYQRRYDKMTRNHLKTLVSPEVIEEHRQSLNGQHSEALERLLIYFRTRPQVEKYAIMAVERFEGYRIVALSGHRGVAPRVVEDRIYSTPDEACHGVFMRRVQDLLES, from the coding sequence ATGTCTCTTGATAGCGGCACCAAATGGCGCAACCCACTCTTCGTCTGGGGCGGCAAGCGCGACGTCGAAGAACTTCCAACCATTCCGTTTCGAAGCCATCAGGAGGTTTGGGAAGGGACTCGTCAATCGAAGACGAAGCTGAACCCGGTCGGCCGGCTGCGCTACTATCACAAGTGGCCAGGCCACGGCAGGACGATGTGGAATCGTCTTCGCTACTGGCCGACGCGCCGCCGGGTGCTGCGGCTGCGCGGGGAATACAATCCCAAGACGTTGCGCGCGGAGAAGACGATTGTCGACAAGCGGCCGATCTGGTGGGTGTTGGGGCTACTCGCGCTGGCGATCGCTCCCCTGTTCACGCCCGGCGACCTTCAGAACACGCTGCTGACGGCGGGAGCCACGTTCGGCATCTATTCCGCCATCAGCCTGTGCTGGATGCTCATCATGGGCACGGCGGGTGTCTTCTCGCTCGCCACCTACGCAGTGGTCGGGACGGCCGCGTTCGTTACGGCGCTGCTTGCGGTCAAGTTCGCGCTGCCTTGGTGGCTGTTGCCCCCGATCGGCGCGCTGGTGGGTCTGGTCTTCGGCGGGATCATCGCGCTGCCGGCCACGCGGCTGGATGGCTTCTACTACGCGCTTCTCACCCTCGGGCTCAACGAGCTCTGCCGGGTCTACTTCATCACCTCGAAGGAATTCGGGTCCGCCAATGGCGGCCTGTATGGCGCAACGACCTACGTGCCGGAAGATTGGTCGCAGTTGGGTCAACTGCTCCTGGCGTATTACGCCTGCTTCGGCCTGATGCTGCTCGCGTTGCTGCTCTACCGGTTCGTGAACGGCCGCAGGCTTGGGCGAATCCTTCGCATGGCGCCCGAAAAGCGCGAGGCCTTCGCCGAGGCGACCGGGGTGAACTTTCGCCAGGCGCGTGTCTGGGTGTTCCTCATCTCGTCGGCGGCGCTGGGCTTCATCGGCGGATTCTACACCTCGAATTTCGGCGGCGTGGCGTTCTCGATCTTCAACTTCGACACCGTCCTGCTCGGCCTCGCCATGCTGGTGATCGGCGGCGTCGGACGTGCGGAAGGCGCGGTGGTCGGTACGCTCATCGTCGTGTTCTTTGACCAGGTGCTGAACACATGGGGGCCCGCGCGCTTCATGATCATCGGCCTCATCATGCTGCTGGTCGTTCTCTACCTGCGCAACGGGCTATTTGGGATCAAGGCGCAGTTCCGTGCCTGGCGCGACAAGAAGAAGAGCGAGCGGAGGTCGACGCGGGCGGAGAAGGGCGGCGAGATGTTGCCTGAGGAGGCGACGGAGACCGACGACAAGAGCATCATCTATCAACGTCGCTACGACAAGATGACCCGCAATCATCTTAAGACGCTGGTGTCGCCGGAAGTCATCGAGGAGCATCGCCAGTCCCTCAATGGACAGCACAGCGAGGCGCTCGAACGGCTGCTGATCTATTTCCGCACGCGTCCTCAGGTGGAGAAGTACGCCATCATGGCCGTGGAACGCTTCGAGGGGTACCGCATCGTGGCGCTGTCCGGACATCGGGGCGTGGCGCCGCGCGTGGTCGAGGACAGGATTTACTCGACACCGGATGAGGCCTGCCACGGCGTCTTCATGCGACGCGTTCAGGACCTGCTGGAGTCCTGA
- a CDS encoding LamG domain-containing protein: MAPVRLFGYTDRISVKPGEAIQFHVSSEGADTAEAQLVRLIHGDENPAGPGFVEEEVACAANGTWRVERQFTQVGSFLEVDDPAGRLAFEGSFTLFAFVHPTWPASGKRQSVIGRWDGDRKQGYGIGLDEKGYLRFWIGRGEDAVDCLAADTPLQVQMWYFVAATFDAKTRRATLYQVGVGNRYNGLLGKVALVDYDSHASAIFRTGPGNLGTTPFLMAGSRRRDAQQRACVSEFYWGKIDRCGAFDQALQPGELDTIRSGLVPAMESLVAYWDTTAGYTDRGIGDLVVDVGRHKLNAGGYNRPVRGQTGWNWDGFTDCFRLAPHEFGGIEFHADALTDCNWKATRVVTLPRGLKSGCYAMRLRSGRGKSLSEEHVVFFVRPEKPQARIAFLFPTLTYLAFANERLCFDHPEREALTGQPAVLSGIDIEMYARADFGLSTYDMHADGSGVCYSSYHRPILNMRPRYRMPSLDVASGLAADLSIIAWLDHSDFDYEVLTDEDLHRDGPAALSPYACVISGARPEYYTERMLDATEDYIADGGRYIYAGGNGFNATAGVRDGEPWIVECRRRDDGYKPWISRYGEHYMATDGMRGGPWKVLGRATQKLVGIGLSSSGGGRSEPYRRMPDSYHRTVSWITKDIDGEIIGDFGLANNGAAGLALDYYDRALGTPPHTRIIASSGGHTDSYVVNQQLVLYSYLGLYGSYDWRVHADMTYFTAPHGGAVFACGSVAFAQSLPVNNFRNSSSRVLANVVEAFVGTGRLPGFAWVNEEKQWA; encoded by the coding sequence GTGGCACCGGTCAGGCTATTTGGCTACACGGACAGGATCTCGGTCAAGCCGGGCGAGGCCATCCAGTTTCATGTCAGCTCCGAGGGGGCGGACACGGCTGAGGCGCAACTGGTGCGCTTGATCCACGGCGATGAAAATCCGGCCGGACCTGGCTTCGTCGAGGAGGAGGTGGCATGCGCCGCCAACGGCACATGGCGGGTCGAACGACAGTTCACCCAGGTGGGATCGTTCCTCGAGGTCGATGACCCCGCAGGCCGGTTAGCGTTCGAAGGCAGTTTCACCCTGTTCGCCTTCGTTCACCCGACCTGGCCTGCGTCCGGGAAACGCCAAAGCGTCATCGGCCGATGGGACGGTGATCGGAAGCAGGGCTATGGGATCGGGCTCGACGAGAAGGGCTATCTGAGGTTTTGGATCGGACGCGGCGAAGATGCCGTCGACTGCCTGGCTGCCGATACGCCGCTACAGGTTCAGATGTGGTATTTCGTAGCCGCGACTTTCGATGCCAAAACCCGGCGTGCGACTTTGTATCAGGTCGGTGTCGGCAACCGGTACAACGGCCTGTTGGGCAAGGTCGCACTGGTCGATTACGATTCTCATGCGTCCGCGATATTCCGGACCGGACCCGGCAACCTCGGCACAACGCCGTTCCTGATGGCAGGCTCGCGCAGGCGCGACGCGCAGCAGCGTGCATGTGTATCGGAGTTTTATTGGGGCAAGATCGACCGGTGCGGCGCGTTTGATCAGGCGCTGCAGCCCGGCGAGCTCGACACGATCAGAAGCGGCCTCGTCCCCGCGATGGAAAGCCTGGTCGCGTACTGGGACACGACCGCGGGATACACCGACCGCGGCATCGGCGATCTCGTGGTCGACGTCGGGCGGCACAAGCTGAATGCCGGAGGATACAACCGCCCGGTTCGCGGCCAGACCGGTTGGAACTGGGATGGCTTCACCGATTGCTTCCGTCTGGCTCCGCACGAGTTCGGAGGCATCGAGTTTCATGCCGACGCGCTGACCGACTGCAATTGGAAGGCAACCAGGGTCGTCACCCTGCCACGCGGTCTCAAAAGCGGCTGCTATGCCATGCGGCTGCGCTCTGGCAGGGGAAAGAGCTTGAGCGAGGAGCATGTCGTGTTCTTCGTGCGGCCGGAAAAACCGCAGGCGCGGATTGCATTTCTGTTTCCGACGTTGACCTACCTTGCCTTTGCGAACGAGCGCTTGTGCTTCGATCATCCGGAGCGCGAGGCCTTGACGGGTCAGCCGGCCGTGCTGTCCGGCATCGATATCGAGATGTACGCGCGAGCCGATTTCGGGCTGTCGACCTACGACATGCACGCCGACGGCAGCGGCGTGTGCTACAGCTCCTATCACCGTCCGATCTTGAACATGCGGCCGAGATACAGGATGCCGAGCCTGGACGTGGCGTCGGGATTGGCGGCCGATCTCTCGATCATCGCATGGCTCGACCACAGCGACTTCGATTACGAGGTCCTGACCGACGAGGATCTGCACCGCGACGGACCGGCGGCATTGTCGCCGTACGCCTGCGTCATCAGCGGCGCGCGACCTGAATACTACACCGAGCGCATGCTGGACGCGACCGAGGACTATATCGCCGACGGTGGCCGCTACATCTATGCGGGCGGCAATGGATTCAACGCTACGGCAGGCGTTCGCGACGGCGAACCATGGATCGTGGAGTGCCGGCGCCGCGATGACGGGTACAAGCCGTGGATATCGCGCTACGGCGAGCACTACATGGCCACAGACGGGATGCGCGGCGGCCCCTGGAAGGTGCTCGGACGGGCAACGCAGAAGCTGGTCGGGATCGGCTTGAGCAGCTCGGGCGGCGGACGAAGCGAGCCATACCGGCGGATGCCGGACAGCTATCACCGCACCGTGTCCTGGATCACCAAAGACATCGATGGCGAGATTATCGGCGACTTCGGCCTAGCCAACAACGGCGCCGCGGGGCTGGCCCTCGACTATTACGATCGTGCCTTGGGCACACCGCCGCACACCAGGATCATTGCATCGTCGGGGGGACACACCGATAGCTATGTCGTGAACCAGCAACTCGTTCTCTATTCCTACCTCGGCCTCTATGGGTCGTATGACTGGCGCGTTCATGCAGACATGACCTACTTCACGGCGCCCCATGGGGGAGCCGTGTTCGCGTGCGGCTCGGTCGCGTTCGCGCAATCGCTGCCGGTCAACAATTTCAGGAACAGCTCATCCCGTGTGCTGGCCAACGTCGTCGAGGCGTTCGTCGGGACGGGCAGGTTGCCCGGGTTCGCCTGGGTCAACGAGGAAAAGCAGTGGGCCTAA
- a CDS encoding ABC transporter ATP-binding protein: MNISVSNHLPGAPARQPSREVLNVQGLSAGYGPVRVIHDLDLVVQSGERIGIVGLNGHGKSTLFYAIAGLTGWQRGSIKLNGREVGRTRSQGPGRYTHEIVRAGLALIPQGDEIFHGLTVEEHLDSGAYTATAWRDRAARKLRILEIFPPLRKLMDVPVGRLSGGERRMVSIGRGLMTDASLFLVDEPSLGLAPKIGKSVINALMAVKLGDAAMIIAEQNVALLEGRVDRVIGMHVGKLKGEASAALALNVYRKA; encoded by the coding sequence ATGAACATCTCCGTGAGCAATCATTTGCCGGGCGCTCCGGCGCGGCAGCCCTCGCGCGAGGTCTTGAACGTCCAAGGATTGTCTGCCGGCTACGGTCCGGTCCGCGTCATCCACGACCTGGATCTCGTCGTGCAGTCCGGGGAGCGGATTGGCATCGTCGGCCTGAACGGCCACGGCAAGTCGACGCTGTTCTATGCAATCGCGGGGCTCACCGGCTGGCAGCGTGGCTCGATCAAACTCAACGGCAGGGAGGTGGGTCGCACCCGAAGCCAGGGACCGGGGCGCTACACCCACGAAATCGTGCGCGCGGGTTTGGCGCTGATTCCCCAGGGCGACGAGATCTTCCACGGCCTGACCGTCGAGGAGCATCTCGATTCCGGGGCCTACACCGCGACGGCGTGGCGCGATCGCGCCGCACGCAAGCTCCGCATCCTCGAGATATTTCCACCGTTGCGGAAGCTGATGGATGTACCTGTGGGGCGCCTGTCGGGGGGCGAGCGACGCATGGTGTCGATCGGTCGCGGCCTGATGACCGATGCGTCGCTCTTCCTCGTCGACGAGCCATCGCTCGGGCTGGCGCCCAAGATCGGCAAGAGCGTGATCAACGCGCTGATGGCCGTCAAGCTCGGAGATGCCGCCATGATTATTGCGGAGCAGAACGTTGCATTGCTTGAGGGACGGGTCGATCGCGTCATCGGCATGCATGTCGGCAAGCTCAAGGGTGAGGCCTCGGCGGCCCTCGCGTTGAACGTTTATCGAAAGGCGTAA
- a CDS encoding MFS transporter, with translation MRRPANRARLATAFFAVQPIRPASSAGRLPSAAIAFAIFVSSAARVLPALLAVSIQKDLGWQISDVAWPITFGIAVSASASPLATRGLERWGVRWPLVVSLVLLAVSLASTTLATSPGHLVLAWGLGLGCSGSLSASILGAMVGSRRSAAHCGTRFGLLTSMQFLGSAAGLLLASRAVEAFGWRIAFHAAAVVVLTTAFVVVLLVPASGREVTPQQSASSRHAPSYPEGRGWRFWALAAIFCICGASTSGLIDSQLSILCMGAGLGLSSSADVMAIFLLGGAIGSVASGYLADRYPARMLLAGYFVARALILLWLPFTGLSVVELARFGALYGLDAALTFPALVILMSANLGSHGIGAAMGWMMAAHVAGATIASAGVVALGLAGYAIGFASVGLTCLVAAGLAVLLKDPPSNEEPFR, from the coding sequence ATGCGCAGGCCGGCGAATAGGGCACGGCTCGCTACCGCATTCTTCGCAGTGCAGCCCATCCGGCCGGCATCGTCGGCCGGTCGGCTCCCGTCTGCGGCCATCGCTTTTGCGATCTTTGTGAGTTCCGCCGCGCGCGTCCTTCCCGCGCTGCTGGCCGTCTCCATCCAGAAGGACCTGGGCTGGCAAATCTCCGACGTCGCCTGGCCGATCACGTTCGGCATCGCCGTCTCTGCATCTGCATCGCCGCTCGCTACGCGTGGCCTCGAACGATGGGGCGTTCGATGGCCGCTCGTCGTCAGCCTGGTTCTCCTCGCGGTATCGCTCGCATCGACGACGCTCGCGACGTCGCCCGGGCACCTCGTTCTGGCCTGGGGCCTCGGACTTGGCTGCAGTGGATCCTTGAGTGCATCCATCCTGGGCGCGATGGTCGGCAGTCGTCGCAGCGCGGCGCATTGCGGCACACGCTTTGGCCTCCTGACGTCGATGCAGTTTCTCGGATCGGCGGCAGGATTGCTGCTCGCATCGCGCGCGGTCGAGGCATTCGGTTGGCGCATCGCGTTCCATGCCGCTGCAGTCGTCGTCCTGACCACGGCCTTCGTGGTCGTCCTCCTCGTCCCGGCATCTGGACGCGAAGTTACGCCGCAGCAGTCGGCATCCAGCCGGCATGCGCCGTCGTATCCGGAGGGGAGGGGGTGGCGATTCTGGGCGCTGGCTGCGATCTTTTGCATCTGCGGCGCATCGACATCCGGCTTGATCGACAGCCAGCTCAGCATCCTCTGCATGGGCGCGGGTCTCGGCCTCTCGTCGAGCGCCGACGTGATGGCCATCTTCCTGCTTGGCGGCGCGATCGGAAGTGTGGCGAGCGGGTATCTCGCGGATCGTTATCCAGCACGAATGCTGCTGGCGGGCTACTTTGTCGCCCGCGCGCTCATCCTGCTTTGGCTGCCGTTCACAGGCCTCAGCGTTGTCGAGCTTGCCCGGTTCGGCGCGCTCTATGGCCTCGATGCGGCGCTGACGTTTCCAGCGCTGGTGATACTGATGTCCGCAAATCTCGGCAGCCACGGCATCGGCGCGGCAATGGGCTGGATGATGGCGGCGCACGTGGCAGGAGCCACCATCGCTTCTGCCGGCGTCGTGGCTCTTGGCCTTGCAGGCTATGCGATCGGGTTCGCGAGCGTTGGCCTGACTTGCCTCGTGGCCGCGGGGCTTGCGGTGCTGCTTAAGGATCCGCCTTCAAATGAAGAGCCATTCCGCTGA
- a CDS encoding ABC transporter substrate-binding protein has product MVLRLTRRSVTAGIGAAVAAPFVGRSAFAARPIILGIPYCQTAAAGVADHQDFLNGTTLAMEEINAAGGILGRPLKLFTTDMNVLSPESSKQALAACVDAKVDAISFAFTLVPLPAMDATVKYKCPYINGNAQRAGTSAVKAHPDKYNHIFQFCPSEVNYGWSYASWLEDEEQRGVWKPKNRKVHIIQEQIGYCQTISRAAQEAIKRRGKFEVARITDIQYPVQDWAPVIREMKEVDAAAIMVDHWVAAEYAAFCKQFVASPVRDSLVYLQYGPSQPEFLELAGSAANGFVWGTTMGIYGDERGLAYRQKYKKRFPGIAGLAYTGIAYDQTYYLKKAWEAVGDPRKFSEVCDWIRANPQRGVCGHVDMGNPYQEARHFPDNGGDELQAQKLEAGVAQLYVQIQGGEHKITYPGPVSETKLIAAPWWS; this is encoded by the coding sequence ATGGTTTTGAGACTCACCAGACGTTCAGTGACCGCGGGCATCGGCGCGGCTGTCGCGGCGCCATTTGTTGGACGATCGGCGTTTGCAGCACGGCCGATCATTCTCGGCATTCCCTACTGCCAGACGGCGGCCGCGGGGGTTGCGGATCATCAGGACTTTCTGAACGGCACGACGCTCGCGATGGAGGAGATCAATGCCGCGGGCGGCATCCTCGGCAGGCCGCTGAAGCTGTTCACGACGGACATGAACGTTCTGTCGCCAGAATCCTCCAAGCAGGCGCTTGCCGCCTGCGTGGACGCCAAGGTCGACGCCATCTCCTTTGCTTTCACGCTTGTCCCGCTGCCGGCGATGGACGCGACCGTGAAGTACAAATGTCCGTACATCAACGGCAACGCTCAACGCGCCGGCACCTCTGCCGTCAAGGCGCATCCGGATAAGTACAACCACATCTTCCAGTTCTGCCCGTCGGAGGTGAACTACGGATGGAGCTATGCTTCCTGGCTGGAGGACGAGGAGCAGCGGGGCGTCTGGAAGCCGAAGAACCGCAAGGTTCATATCATTCAGGAGCAGATCGGTTACTGCCAGACCATTTCGCGTGCCGCGCAGGAGGCGATCAAGCGGCGCGGCAAGTTCGAAGTCGCCCGCATTACGGATATCCAGTATCCCGTGCAGGACTGGGCGCCGGTCATTCGCGAGATGAAGGAAGTCGATGCCGCCGCGATCATGGTGGACCATTGGGTTGCCGCTGAATACGCCGCGTTTTGCAAGCAGTTCGTTGCAAGCCCCGTGCGCGACTCGCTCGTCTATCTCCAGTACGGCCCGTCCCAGCCGGAATTCCTCGAGCTTGCCGGATCGGCTGCGAACGGCTTCGTCTGGGGCACGACCATGGGCATTTATGGCGACGAGAGAGGTCTCGCCTACAGGCAAAAGTACAAAAAACGTTTCCCCGGCATCGCGGGGCTCGCCTACACCGGCATCGCGTACGATCAGACCTACTACCTCAAGAAGGCCTGGGAGGCTGTTGGCGATCCCCGGAAGTTCAGCGAGGTCTGCGACTGGATCCGCGCCAATCCCCAGCGTGGCGTTTGCGGTCACGTCGACATGGGTAATCCCTACCAAGAGGCGAGGCATTTCCCCGACAATGGAGGAGACGAGCTGCAGGCGCAAAAGCTCGAGGCCGGCGTCGCGCAGCTCTACGTGCAGATCCAAGGAGGCGAGCACAAGATCACCTATCCCGGTCCGGTCTCGGAAACGAAACTGATCGCTGCGCCGTGGTGGAGCTGA
- a CDS encoding ABC transporter ATP-binding protein, translated as MLRRLSPSSGVEQGGTATLFSCSGISLDLGGREILREINLHVQAGEVLGIIGPNGAGKTSLFEILSGRMPPKSGTVWFKGENVTSLPLHSRSRLGIGRTFQTPVVPDELTVGETFKAARQAYRPFLTKFDAEYGADLVGLKISEDTPAMQLDTFNRRKLLLACLLMRRPSLLLLDEPAAGLINSEVDEIDKLLRMLAKEMDVAILIVEHRIELLGMIADRILVMDAGEVISEGLMDDVMADPKVHAAYFEDFSEEADA; from the coding sequence ATGCTCAGACGACTGTCTCCGAGCAGCGGGGTTGAACAGGGCGGAACAGCCACCCTGTTCTCCTGCAGTGGAATTTCGCTCGATCTCGGCGGGCGTGAGATTCTCCGCGAGATCAACCTGCACGTCCAGGCCGGGGAAGTGCTTGGCATCATCGGCCCCAACGGCGCGGGCAAGACGAGCTTGTTTGAAATCCTCTCCGGACGGATGCCTCCGAAGAGCGGCACGGTGTGGTTCAAAGGCGAGAATGTCACGAGCTTGCCGTTGCATTCCCGTTCGCGTCTGGGAATTGGCCGCACCTTTCAGACGCCGGTCGTCCCCGACGAGTTGACGGTCGGTGAGACATTCAAGGCGGCGCGTCAGGCCTATCGGCCTTTCCTCACCAAGTTCGACGCCGAATATGGCGCCGACCTTGTCGGTCTGAAGATCAGTGAGGACACACCGGCGATGCAGCTCGATACCTTCAACCGGCGCAAATTGTTGTTGGCCTGCCTGCTGATGCGCCGGCCGTCGCTGCTGCTGCTGGACGAGCCGGCGGCGGGCCTGATCAATTCGGAGGTCGACGAGATCGACAAGCTCCTGCGCATGCTCGCCAAGGAGATGGATGTCGCGATCCTGATTGTTGAGCATCGCATCGAGCTCCTCGGCATGATCGCCGACCGCATTCTGGTGATGGACGCCGGAGAGGTCATCTCCGAGGGCTTGATGGACGACGTCATGGCGGATCCCAAGGTTCACGCGGCCTATTTCGAGGACTTCAGCGAAGAGGCCGACGCATGA
- a CDS encoding branched-chain amino acid ABC transporter permease — protein sequence MDIWFIVSNTIVLACIYGTLAIGISITWSSLGLLNLSYGFIFAFAGYGAWLFAQNVSAWGPAVLAAGILAGALGGVIICAIGFIPIHDKPNFTIRGLIATLAINLIGTQFLLWWFGPRSKNLPDIFGNWSLSLPGAVFTADKVGNVVTSIVILAVVLRWMQSSRRGLEIRAMMMNPHAASIVGIGVRRTSFYVMGITGGLAGLAAVLLSQTYYISPFGGLMPMIKGVSIALCGGLGSVRGAVIAAIVLGLNEALTGMSIGGRYVLITQFVVIIAILLVRPRGIAGLLDKAREA from the coding sequence GTGGATATCTGGTTTATCGTCAGCAACACCATCGTCCTTGCGTGCATTTACGGCACGCTCGCGATCGGAATTTCGATCACGTGGTCGAGTCTTGGCCTGCTCAACCTGTCTTACGGATTCATTTTCGCATTCGCAGGGTATGGCGCCTGGTTGTTCGCCCAGAACGTCTCCGCATGGGGACCTGCAGTGCTGGCCGCGGGTATCCTCGCCGGCGCGCTCGGCGGTGTAATCATCTGTGCGATCGGATTCATACCGATCCACGACAAACCGAATTTCACCATCCGCGGTTTGATTGCGACGCTCGCGATCAATCTGATCGGCACGCAATTCCTGCTCTGGTGGTTCGGTCCGCGTTCGAAGAATCTGCCGGATATCTTCGGCAACTGGTCGCTATCCTTGCCGGGCGCGGTCTTCACGGCCGACAAGGTCGGCAACGTGGTGACGTCCATCGTGATACTGGCGGTCGTTCTCAGGTGGATGCAGTCGAGCCGCCGTGGCCTCGAAATCCGCGCCATGATGATGAATCCCCACGCGGCCTCCATCGTCGGCATCGGCGTGCGGCGCACCTCCTTTTACGTCATGGGCATCACGGGCGGATTGGCGGGTCTCGCGGCCGTCCTGCTTTCTCAGACCTATTACATCTCGCCGTTCGGCGGACTGATGCCGATGATCAAGGGCGTCAGCATTGCGCTTTGCGGCGGACTCGGCAGCGTGCGCGGCGCCGTCATCGCCGCGATCGTGCTCGGCCTGAACGAGGCGCTGACAGGCATGTCGATCGGCGGCCGCTACGTTCTCATCACCCAGTTCGTCGTGATTATCGCCATTCTCTTGGTTCGTCCGCGCGGCATTGCCGGGCTGCTCGACAAGGCGAGGGAGGCCTGA
- a CDS encoding LuxR C-terminal-related transcriptional regulator, which translates to MRWPYNLSLREIQILHLVTSGASNPNIAEQLFVSPRTVSTHIEHILAKMGCDSRTRLAALAVSEGLLLAENPSRRSRKLAGH; encoded by the coding sequence ATTCGCTGGCCGTACAATCTCTCGCTCCGCGAGATTCAGATCCTGCACCTCGTGACCAGCGGCGCGTCAAATCCCAACATCGCCGAGCAGCTCTTCGTGTCGCCCCGCACAGTCTCAACACACATCGAGCACATCCTCGCAAAGATGGGCTGTGATTCGCGCACGCGGCTCGCAGCACTTGCGGTATCCGAAGGACTGCTGCTGGCGGAGAACCCTTCCCGACGGTCCCGGAAGCTTGCCGGCCATTGA